A genomic stretch from Caulobacter sp. FWC2 includes:
- a CDS encoding glycoside hydrolase family 105 protein, with amino-acid sequence MRARFATALACLALSALPVAAQPPKRIEPATASADLSASGLTLGRAVADWQLRHMDGQFAYVKTQHAKTQNPRGWIQGAFYAGLTAFAGRTGDQGYAQAVRIHGAQEAWGLGPRALHADDHVIAQTWIWAYGRDHDPAQIAPVKARFDAILADPPEADLTFIDGTEDQPCQARWCWSDALFMAPPTWIALSAATNDPRYAAYGDKEFWAATDWLLDKQENLYFRDSRYFDRKDDQGRKIFWSRGNGWAYAGVVNILKTLPADHPSRPRYLALFKRMSARLAALQKPDGYWSVSLLAPEHSPPESSGTGFFVYGLAWGVNNGLLKDAKYKTAARLGWRALTKAVQPDGKLGWVQQVGYAPDHVEAGDTQLYGAGAFLLAASEVSRGRF; translated from the coding sequence ATGCGCGCACGGTTCGCGACGGCCTTGGCCTGCCTGGCCTTGAGCGCCCTTCCCGTCGCCGCGCAACCGCCAAAACGGATCGAGCCCGCCACGGCTTCCGCCGATCTCTCCGCCTCCGGCCTGACCCTGGGCCGCGCCGTCGCCGACTGGCAACTGCGCCACATGGACGGCCAGTTCGCCTATGTGAAGACCCAGCACGCCAAGACCCAGAACCCGCGCGGCTGGATCCAGGGCGCCTTCTATGCCGGCTTGACCGCCTTCGCAGGACGGACCGGCGACCAGGGCTACGCCCAGGCCGTGCGCATCCACGGCGCCCAGGAGGCGTGGGGCCTGGGACCGCGCGCCCTGCACGCCGACGACCACGTCATCGCCCAGACCTGGATCTGGGCGTATGGCCGCGACCACGACCCAGCCCAGATCGCGCCGGTGAAGGCCCGCTTCGACGCCATCCTGGCCGATCCGCCCGAGGCGGACCTGACCTTCATCGACGGCACGGAAGATCAGCCCTGCCAAGCCCGGTGGTGCTGGAGCGACGCCCTGTTCATGGCCCCGCCGACCTGGATCGCCCTGTCGGCCGCCACCAACGACCCCCGCTACGCCGCCTATGGCGACAAGGAGTTCTGGGCGGCTACCGACTGGCTGCTCGACAAGCAGGAAAATCTCTATTTCCGCGACAGCCGCTACTTCGACCGCAAGGACGATCAGGGCCGCAAGATCTTCTGGAGCCGCGGCAACGGCTGGGCCTATGCGGGCGTCGTCAACATCCTCAAGACCTTGCCGGCCGACCACCCGTCGCGCCCGCGCTACTTGGCGCTGTTCAAGCGGATGTCAGCCAGGCTGGCGGCGCTGCAGAAGCCCGACGGCTACTGGTCGGTATCGCTGCTGGCGCCCGAGCACAGCCCGCCCGAGAGCAGCGGAACTGGTTTCTTCGTCTACGGCCTGGCCTGGGGCGTGAACAACGGCCTTTTGAAGGACGCGAAGTACAAAACCGCCGCCCGCCTGGGCTGGCGCGCCCTGACCAAGGCCGTGCAGCCGGACGGCAAGCTCGGCTGGGTGCAGCAAGTGGGCTACGCGCCCGATCACGTCGAGGCTGGCGACACCCAACTTTACGGCGCCGGGGCGTTCCTGCTGGCGGCCTCGGAAGTCTCGCGCGGCCGCTTCTAG